Proteins found in one Aspergillus chevalieri M1 DNA, chromosome 2, nearly complete sequence genomic segment:
- the rho2 gene encoding putative Rho GTPase Rho 2 (COG:S;~EggNog:ENOG410PIRK;~InterPro:IPR005225,IPR001806,IPR027417,IPR003578;~PFAM:PF00025,PF08477,PF00071;~go_function: GO:0003924 - GTPase activity [Evidence IEA];~go_function: GO:0005525 - GTP binding [Evidence IEA];~go_process: GO:0007264 - small GTPase mediated signal transduction [Evidence IEA]) translates to MAQQPNDNVMRRKLVIIGDGACGKTSLLSVFTLGYFPTVPTVFENYVTDCRVDGRSVQLALWDTAGQEDYERLRPMAYSKAHVILIGFSVDTPDSLENVKHKWMDEANERCPGVPIILVGLKKDLRDDPLAIEEMRKKSLRFVTPKEGGDIATSIGARKYLECSSLTGEGVDDVFEAATRAALLTFEKRKSSCCIVL, encoded by the exons ATGGCGCAGCAACCAAATGACAATGTTATGCGAAG GAAGCTGGTGATTATCGGAGATGGTGCATGTGGGAAAACCAGTCTTCTCAGTGTCTTTACATTGGGCTATTTCCCAACG GTCCCTACCGTTTTTGAGAACTACGTGACGGATTGCAGAGTCGATGGTCGCTCCGTACAATTAGCATTGTGGGATACTGCAGGTCAGGAAGACTACGAGCGATTGCGACCCATGGCATATTCCAAAGCCCATGTCATTCTGATCGGCTTCTCCGTCGACACCCCTGATAGTTTGGAGAACGTAAAGCATAAG TGGATGGACGAAGCAAACGAGCGATGCCCCGGCGTTCCAATCATATTGGTTGGTTTAAAGAAAGACCTTCGCGATGACCCGCTTGCAATAGAGGAGATGAGAAAGAAATCGCTACGATTCGTGACACCCAAAGAGGGCGGGGATATAGCAACTTCGATTGGAGCCAGGAAGTACCTGGAGTGTTCATCCTTAACGGGTGAGGGGGTCGACGATGTCTTCGAAGCGGCCACCCGCGCGGCCCTTCTCACGTTTGAGAAGCGAAAGAGTTCATGCTGCATCGTCCTATGA
- a CDS encoding mitochondrial 54S ribosomal protein mL40 (COG:S;~EggNog:ENOG410PRBG;~InterPro:IPR042831;~go_function: GO:0003735 - structural constituent of ribosome [Evidence IEA];~go_process: GO:0032543 - mitochondrial translation [Evidence IEA]), with protein sequence MKPLSPVLASLANVFKIPLSQTSTRPATNRVCNEAVTSKTTTTGPITAAVQPAASRTFSTTSALAKRKAGTVPPQVNKRITMIRYFLWHPLTPRPLRFSRNRYLRHWTIHRAWQLYQAQQRRAHHLELERQEHAMHRACEELRTGAYDGGKLFRKSMNKKGVFADMFPIEYGRLQTDAPSREGWNHEWKRMEKK encoded by the exons ATGAAGCCCCTCTCACCCGTCCTCGCGTCCCTCGCGAACGTCTTCAAGATTCCCCTCTCGCAAACCTCGACCCGCCCCGCCACCAACAGAGTCTGCAATGAGGCCGTGACGAGCAAAACCACCACGACGGGGCCAATTACGGCCGCCGTGCAGCCCGCAGCGTCAAGGACATTCTCAACTACGAGCGCCTTGGCTAAGAGGAAGGCCGGGACTGTACCGCCGCAGGTGAACAAGAGAATCA CCATGATCCGCTACTTCCTCTGGCACCCTCTCACCCCGCGCCCCCTCCGCTTCTCCCGCAACCGCTACCTCCGCCACTGGACCATCCACCGCGCCTGGCAACTCTACCAAGCCCAGCAGCGCCGCGCGCACCACCTCGAACTCGAACGCCAGGAACATGCCATGCACCGCGCGTGCGAAGAGCTGCGTACAGGCGCCTACGATGGCGGGAAGTTGTTCCGGAAGTCGATGAACAAGAAGGGTGTTTTTGCGGATATGTTCCCGATTGAGTATGGGCGGTTGCAGACTGATGCGCCTAGTCGGGAGGGGTGGAATCATGAGTGGaagaggatggagaagaaatAA
- the ILV2_2 gene encoding acetolactate synthase catalytic subunit (COG:E;~EggNog:ENOG410PFW3;~InterPro:IPR012846,IPR012001,IPR012000,IPR011766, IPR029061,IPR039368,IPR029035,IPR000399;~PFAM:PF02775,PF02776,PF00205;~go_function: GO:0000287 - magnesium ion binding [Evidence IEA];~go_function: GO:0003824 - catalytic activity [Evidence IEA];~go_function: GO:0003984 - acetolactate synthase activity [Evidence IEA];~go_function: GO:0030976 - thiamine pyrophosphate binding [Evidence IEA];~go_function: GO:0050660 - flavin adenine dinucleotide binding [Evidence IEA];~go_process: GO:0009082 - branched-chain amino acid biosynthetic process [Evidence IEA]) codes for MMPLRPSKSAMRAFHYQRYMASGRRSFTSSCVAASNSPHRFSAQKRDQSTTAAATASEAARPVPSPAFNQEPQRNTVSPLQNRSLPEVDDSMVGLSGGEIFHEMMLRLGVKHVFGYPGGAILPVFDAIYNSKHFDFVLPKHEQGAGHMAEGYARASGKPGVVLVTSGPGATNVITPMQDALSDGTPMVVFCGQVPTSSIGTDSFQEADVVGISRACTKWNVMVKSVAELPRRIQEAFEIATSGRPGPVLVDLPKDITAGILRKPIPMNSTLPSLPSAATMAARELSLKQLESTIGRVARLVNKARKPILYVGQGLLAGHDGPQVLKELADKACIPVTTTLQGLGGFDELDPKSLHMLGMHGSAYANMAMQEADLIIAIGARFDDRVTGNISKFAPQAKLAASEDRGGIVHFEIMPKNINKVVQATEAVEGDCAENIRMLLPQINSVPERPEWFEQINDWKARFPFSLYEQQSADGPIKPQTLIEKLSDLTAPIKDRVVITTGVGQHQMWAAQHFRWRHPRTMITSGGLGTMGYGLPSAIGAKVARPEALVIDIDGDASFNMTLTELSTAAQFNIGVKILLLNNEEQGMVTQWQNLFYEDRYSHTHQQNPDFVPLAKSMGVAADKVTKPAELEEKLKWLIETDGPALLEVFTDRKVPVLPMVPAGCALHEFLVYDEAKEQERKALMRSRNVPI; via the exons ATGATGCCGTTGAGACCATCAAAGAGCGCCATGCGCGCTTTCCACTACCAAAGATATATGGCCTCTGGAAGACGGTCGTTCACTTCGTCGTGTGTGGCCGCGAGCAATTCGCCCCACCGCTTTTCCGCCCAGAAACGTGATCAGAGTACCACCGCAGCGGCAACGGCTTC GGAGGCCGCGAGACCCGTTCCCAGTCCTGCTTTCAACCAGGAGCCGCAGCGGAATACCGTCTCTCCTCTGCAAAACCGATCGCTCCCCGAGGTGGATGACTC GATGGTCGGATTGAGTGGTGGTGAGATCTTCCATGAAATGATGCTGCGTCTTGGTGTCAAGCATGTCT TCGGTTACCCTGGTGGTGCAATTCTTCCCGTTTTCGATGCGATTTACAACTCAAAGCATTTCGACTTCGTCCTCCCCAAGCATGAACAAGGTGCCGGTCACATGGCGGAAGGTTATGCCCGTGCTTCTGGAAAGCCCGGTGTTGTGCTTGTGACTTCTGGCCCTGGTGCCACCAACGTGATTACCCCGATGCAGGATGCGCTCTCGGACGGCACCCCTATGGTCGTCTTTTGCGGTCAGGTCCCCACCAGTTCGATCGGTACCGATTCCTTCCAAGAAGCCGATGTCGTCGGTATCTCAAGAGCATGCACAAAATGGAACGTCATGGTGAAATCCGTAGCCGAGCTGCCTCGCCGTATTCAGGAAGCCTTCGAGATCGCTACCAGCGGCCGCCCCGGCCCCGTCCTCGTCGACCTGCCGAAAGATATCACCGCCGGTATCCTCCGCAAGCCCATCCCGATGAACAGCACCCTGCCCTCTCTTCCCAGCGCCGCGACTATGGCAGCTCGTGAGCTGAGCTtgaagcagctcgagagTACCATTGGCCGTGTTGCTCGCCTCGTCAACAAGGCTAGAAAGCCCATCTTGTACGTTGGTCAGGGTCTGCTTGCCGGTCATGATGGCCCACAGGTCCTGAAGGAGCTGGCCGACAAGGCCTGCATCCCTGTGACTACCACCCTGCAAGGTCTGGGTGGATTCGATGAGCTCGACCCCAAGTCACTCCACATGTTGGGCATGCACGGGTCTGCTTACGCCAACATGGCCATGCAGGAGGCTGATCTGATCATTGCGATTGGCGCTCGTTTCGACGACCGTGTTACTGGCAACATTTCCAAGTTCGCACCGCAGGCTAAGCTCGCTGCTTCTGAAGACCGGGGTGGTATTGTGCACTTCGAGATCATGCCCAAGAACATTAACAAGGTGGTGCAGGCTACTGAAGCCGTCGAGGGTGACTGCGCGGAGAACATCCGTATGCTTCTCCCGCAGATCAATTCCGTCCCCGAGCGACCGGAATGGTTTGAACAGATCAACGATTGGAAGGCCCGTTTCCCCTTTTCGCTCTATGAGCAACAGAGCGCCGACGGTCCCATCAAGCCCCAGACCTTGATCGAGAAGCTCAGCGACCTGACTGCCCCCATCAAGGACCGTGTTGTCATCACTACCGGTGTTGGCCAGCACCAGATGTGGGCCGCCCAACACTTCCGCTGGCGTCACCCCCGCACTATGATCACTTCTGGTGGTCTTGGTACGATGGGTTACGGTCTTCCGTCGGCTATTGGTGCCAAGGTGGCTCGCCCTGAAGCTTTGGTCATTGACATTGATGGCGATGCCTCTTTCAACATGACCCTCACTGAGCTCTCCACGGCGGCTCAGTTCAACATTGGAGTCAAGATCCTCTTGTTAAACAACGAAGAGCAGGGTATGGTGACCCAGTGGCAGAACCTGTTTTACGAGGACCGCTACTCGCACACCCACCAGCAGAACCCTGACTTTGTTCCTCTGGCTAAGTCAATGGGTGTTGCTGCTGACAAGGTTACCAAGCCGGCTGAGCTCGAGGAGAAGCTCAAGTGGCTGATCGAGACTGACGGCCCGGCTCTGCTCGAGGTGTTCACTGACCGGAAGGTGCCGGTGCTTCCTATGGTGCCCGCTGGATGTGCTTTGCACGAATTCTTGGTGTATGACGAAG CCAAGGAACAGGAAAGAAAGGCCTTGATGCGGAGTAGGAACGTTCCCATCTAA
- the GAL1 gene encoding galactokinase galE (COG:G;~EggNog:ENOG410PGJ4;~InterPro:IPR013750,IPR019539,IPR006204,IPR006206, IPR036554,IPR000705,IPR019741,IPR020568,IPR014721;~PFAM:PF10509,PF08544,PF00288;~go_component: GO:0005737 - cytoplasm [Evidence IEA];~go_function: GO:0004335 - galactokinase activity [Evidence IEA];~go_function: GO:0005524 - ATP binding [Evidence IEA];~go_function: GO:0016301 - kinase activity [Evidence IEA];~go_function: GO:0016773 - phosphotransferase activity, alcohol group as acceptor [Evidence IEA];~go_process: GO:0006012 - galactose metabolic process [Evidence IEA];~go_process: GO:0046835 - carbohydrate phosphorylation [Evidence IEA]) produces MAPQELVPQTESIAEVYATDDASSQAVAPEHQTRFNRLVSQFTKSYGQRPDFVARSPGRVNIIGEHIDYNLYDVLPTAVSVDVIIAVKVVPTSGESTVKIANVQPDKFPTREFTVPRDTDIEIDPKKHEWVNYFKAGLSGALKFLRKERSSFVPASVEVLVDGNVPPGGGISSSAAFVCASALAVMKANDHNVSKQDLLDLAVVSERAVGVYSGGMDQAASIFSRRGYLLYTQFFPTFNVQHVPVPKADEEITFLMAQSFVTSNKAETAPRHYNLRVAECTLAAVVLAAQHGLTLQKDNSSLGYSLRNFHLEFMRKEGRLNDPLEYQIDSVIQTTLELLPQEQGYTREEIAKLLGITVGELESKFLSAFPVQAEHFLLRQRALHCFKEARRVLDFKACLAKSSTLNSQRINYLGQLLNESQDSCRTTYECSAPEVDDICAIARRAGTLGSRLTGAGWGGCTVHMLPQSKVEAVTKALKEEYYLKNFPDISEEKLAQAMVISKPSNGSFMITGAAIDQAHA; encoded by the exons ATGGCCCCGCAGGAACTTGTCCCTCAGACGGAATCGATTGCTGAGGTCTACGCAACCGACGATGCCTCTTCCCAGGCAGTTGCCCCAGAGCACCAGACGCGCTTCAACCGCCTGGTATCCCAGTTCACCAAATCCTATGGTCAGCGACCCGATTTCGTGGCTCGGAGCCCGGGTCGTGTGAACATCATCGGAGAACATATCGACTACAACCTCTACGATGTCCTGCCCACGGCCGTCAGCGTTGACGTGATTATCGCCGTCAAAGTCGTTCCGACATCAGGAGAGTCCACCGTGAAGATTGCGAATGTGCAGCCCGACAAGTTCCCCACGCGCGAGTTTACGGTGCCGCGGGATACCGATATTGAGATTGACCCTAAGAAGCACGAGTGGGTGAACTACTTCAAGGCTGGGTTGTCGGGTGCATTGAAGTTCTTGCGCAAGGAGCGGTCGTCGTTTGTTCCCGCCAGTGTCGAGGTTCTTGTCGATGGAAATGTGCCTCCTGGTGGTGGTATCTCGAGTAGCGCGGCTTTCGTCTGCGCTAGTGCGCTGGCAGTCATGAAAGCGAACGACCACAATGTCTCGAAGCAGGACCTTCTTGATCTTGCTGTTGTTTCGGAGCGCGCAGTTGGCGTCTACTCCGGAGG TATGGACCAGGCTGCTTCCATCTTCTCCCGCCGGGGATACCTGCTCTACACCCAGTTCTTTCCTACATTCAACGTCCAACATGTTCCCGTTCCCAAGGCCGATGAAGAGATTACTTTCCTTATGGCGCAAAGTTTCGTCACTTCCAACAAAGCCGAAACCGCACCCCGTCACTATAACCTGCGCGTGGCTGAATGCACACTCGCCGCCGTTGTGCTGGCCGCACAACACGGCCTGACCCTCCAGAAGGACAACAGCTCTCTGGGATACAGTCTGCGAAACTTCCACCTTGAGTTTATGCGCAAGGAAGGCCGCCTCAACGACCCTCTCGAATACCAGATCGACTCCGTCATCCAAACAACCCTGGAACTCTTGCCTCAGGAGCAAGGGTACACTCGGGAAGAAATCGCCAAGCTCCTGGGCATCACCGTCGGCGAGCTCGAATCCAAGTTCCTGTCCGCATTCCCCGTCCAGGCAGAGCATTTCCTTCTCCGCCAGCGTGCCCTGCACTGCTTCAAGGAAGCCCGCCGTGTTCTTGACTTCAAGGCCTGTCTGGCCAAGTCCTCCACTCTCAATTCTCAGCGCATTAACTACTTGGGTCAGCTCTTGAACGAGTCCCAGGACTCTTGCCGCACCACCTACGAGTGCAGTGCCCCCGAAGTCGACGACATCTGTGCTATTGCACGCCGTGCAGGCACCTTGGGTAGCCGTCTCACCGGTGCCGGTTGGGGTGGATGCACCGTCCACATGCTGCCGCAGTCTAAGGTCGAGGCTGTAACCAAGGCTCTGAAGGAGGAATACTATCTGAAGAATTTCCCTGATATTAGCGAGGAGAAGCTGGCACAAGCAATGGTCATTAGCAAGCCGTCGAACGGCTCATTTAT GATTACTGGGGCTGCCATTGACCAGGCTCATGCTTAA
- a CDS encoding RING finger domain protein (COG:O;~EggNog:ENOG410PK6K;~InterPro:IPR013083,IPR011016;~PFAM:PF12906,PF11793;~TransMembrane:4 (i151-177o197-214i369-391o419-438i);~go_function: GO:0008270 - zinc ion binding [Evidence IEA]), translating into MYSVARGARPSDGSTSTTQNERNSQSQTRAPESAEATETVVFNKSDLSPSKTPPVDPSDYEPRKCWICYTDETEDSPLNAEWRSPCPCALTAHEACLLDWLADMENPRSRRRNDGGAKMMCPQCKTEIVVSRPRSYIVDVMRLVERIAGRMVLPGMVFTMAGTVWAGCCAHGVYSMYFVFGPEDARQILEETAEAGWNPGLGLGLPLIPLALIFSRTRYAEGLLPAIPVLFFASQHPGHESALEFWPPTPAMTFAALPYVNSFYSALYEKLFGRLERKWISEVQPRTVDNVNEFDDNAPPQEQAEADQRARDARDGHVVINLELQMGMGGDEPAAPEENQQNEEGDQDDQLLGRRQGDIIHETSNIADVVLGALVFPAISASMGGLLKYVLPKSWTTTPYSLFERGRPGLLQTRWGRSVVGGCAFVLLKDVLLLYCRWKLSQTHRKRKVLNYDKSKGRR; encoded by the coding sequence ATGTATTCTGTGGCGCGCGGAGCACGGCCGTCGGATGGCTCGACGTCCACCACCCAGAATGAACGCAACTCACAATCTCAGACTAGAGCGCCGGAGTCGGCAGAAGCTACTGAGACAGTAGTTTTCAACAAGTCCGATTTGTCGCCCAGCAAGACCCCACCCGTCGATCCCTCCGATTACGAACCCCGAAAATGCTGGATCTGCTATACGGATGAGACGGAGGATTCACCACTGAACGCAGAATGGCGCTCGCCGTGTCCCTGTGCCTTGACGGCTCACGAGGCCTGCCTCCTCGACTGGTTAGCTGATATGGAGAACCCGCGGTCTCGTCGGCGCAACGATGGCGGAGCAAAGATGATGTGCCCGCAGTGCAAGACGGAGATTGTGGTTTCGCGTCCGCGAAGTTATATTGTGGATGTTATGCGGCTGGTAGAACGAATCGCGGGTCGAATGGTTCTCCCTGGTATGGTGTTTACGATGGCAGGTACCGTCTGGGCTGGATGTTGTGCACATGGGGTGTACTCGATGTATTTTGTGTTTGGACCGGAGGACGCACGGCAGATCCTTGAGGAGACCGCAGAGGCGGGGTGGAATCCAGGATTAGGCCTCGGGTTGCCCCTCATACCATTAGCGTTGATCTTTTCGCGAACCCGCTATGCTGAAGGACTTCTTCCCGCTATTCctgtcctcttcttcgccagCCAGCACCCCGGTCATGAATCTGCTCTTGAGTTCTGGCCGCCCACTCCGGCTATGACCTTTGCGGCACTGCCGTACGTGAACAGCTTTTACAGTGCGCTTTATGAGAAACTCTTTGGCCGACTGGAACGAAAGTGGATTTCCGAGGTACAACCACGTACTGTGGATAACGTCAACGAATTTGACGACAATGCGCCGCCACAAGAGCAAGCGGAGGCGGATCAGAGGGCACGCGATGCCAGGGATGGTCATGTAGTGATCAACCTCGAGTTACAAATGGGCATGGGCGGAGATGAACCGGCAGCACCGGAAGAAAACCAGCAAAACGAGGAGGGTGACCAAGATGACCAACTGCTTGGCCGGCGGCAAGGTGACATTATTCATGAAACCAGCAATATCGCCGATGTCGTCCTCGGAGCACTCGTATTCCCGGCAATATCTGCATCTATGGGAGGACTCCTTAAGTACGTTCTGCCGAAATCGTGGACTACGACTCCATACTCGCTTTTCGAACGTGGCAGGCCGGGGCTACTGCAGACCCGGTGGGGAAGGAGTGTGGTTGGTGGGTGCGCGTTTGTCCTGTTGAAGGATGTGTTGCTTCTTTACTGCCGATGGAAATTGTCCCAGACCCATCGTAAGCGTAAGGTGTTGAATTACGATAAAAGCAAGGGCAGACGATAA